The window TGCCGCCCGAGCGCATCGTCGACTACCTGACGCTGGTCGGCGACGCGGTCGACAACGTGCCGGGAGTCGAGAAGGTGGGGCCGAAGACCGCCGCCAAGTGGATCGCGGAGCACGGCTCGCTGGACGGCGTGATGGCCGCGGCCGACGCCATCAAGGGCGTTGCCGGCGAGAACCTGCGCAAGGCGCTGGATTGGCTGCCGCTGGGTCGCCGGCTGGTGACCGTGAAGACCGACTGTGATCTGTCGGAGGCACTGCCGGGCTGGAACGGCACGGCCGCCTGGGACACGCTGACCTGGCGCGAGACCGACCGCGCGGCCCTGTTGGCCTTCTACACGCACAACGACTTCCGCGCGTGGCGCAATGAGCTCGAGTCGGCCCGTGCCGCCGCCGCGCCGGCCCCGCAAGTGGCGGCGGCGGAGGCCGGGGAAGGGCAGAGCGCGCTGTTCGCCGACCCGGCGGGTACCGGGCCGGCCGATGGTGGCGTCGCGCCTGCGGTCGACAAGCGCTACGAGACCGTGCTGGCGCGCGAGGCCTTCGAGGCGTGGCGCGCGCGCATCGAGGCGGCCGACCTGGTGGCTCTGGACACGGAGACCGACTCGCTCGACGGCATGCGGGCACGCATCGTCGGCCTGAGCTTCAGCGTGCAGCCCTACGAGGCCTGCTACATCCCGCTCGCCCACACCTACCCGGGCGCGCCCGACCAGCTGCCGCTCGATGAGGTGCTGGCGGCGCTGAAGTCCTGGCTCGAGGACGGCTCGCGCGCCAAGCTCGGCCAGAACGTCAAGTACGACACCCATGTGTTCGCCAACCATGGCATCGCGGTGCGTGGCTATGTGCATGACACCCTGCTGCAGAGCTACGTGCTGGAGGCGCACAAGCCGCACAGCCTGGAAAGCCTCGCCAGCCGCCACCTCGACCGCAAGGGCCTGAGCTACGAGGACGTGGCCGGCAAGGGCGCGCAGCAGATCCCGTTCGCGCAGGTCGAGCTGACGCGCGCCACCGAGTATTCGGGCGAGGACAGCGACATGACGCTGGACGTGCACAGGGTCTTGTGGCCGCAGCTCGAGGCCGCGCCGCGCCTGCGCGAGGTCTACGAGCGCATCGAGATGCCGACCTCGGTGATCCTCGGCCGCATCGAGCGTCACGGCGTGCTGATCGACAGCGCGCTGCTCGCGCGCCAGAGCGCCGATCTGGCGCAGCGCATGGTGGCACTGGAGCAGGAGGCGCATGCGCTGGCCGGCCAGCCCTTCAACCTGGGCAGCCCCAAGCAGATCGGCGAGATCCTGTTCAACAAGCTGGGCATCCCGGCGAAGAAGAAGACCGCCAGCGGCGCGCCGAGCACCGACGAGGAGGTCCTGGCCGAGCTGGCCGCCGACTACCCACTGCCGGCCAAGCTGCTGGAGCACCGCTCGCTCGCCAAGCTCAAGGGCACCTACACGGACAAGCTGCCGCTGATGGTGAACGCGGCCACCGGCCGCGTGCACACCAACTACGCGCAGGCAGTCGCGGTGACCGGCCGGCTGGCCAGCAACGACCCCAACCTGCAGAACATCCCGATCCGCACGCCCGAGGGCCGGCGCGTGCGCGAGGCCTTCATCGCGCCGCCCGGCCACGTGATCCTGAGCGCCGACTACTCGCAGATCGAGCTGCGCATCATGGCCCACATCTCCGAGGATCCGGGCCTGCTGAAGGCCTTTGCCGAGGGCCTGGACGTGCACCGCGCCACCGCGAGCGAGGTGTTCAACGTGCCGGTGGCCGAGGTCAGCAGCGAGCAGCGGCGCTATGCCAAGGTCATCAACTTCGGGCTGATCTACGGCATGGGCGCCTTCGGTCTGGCGAGCAACCTCGGCATCGAGCAGAAGGCCGCCAAGGACTACATCGATCGCTACTTCGCGCGCTTCGCCGGCGTGAAGCGCTACATGGACGAGACCCGCGCGCGGGCCAAGGAGCTGGGCTACGTGGAGACCTTGTTCGGGCGCCGCATCTACCTGCCCGAGATCAACGGCGGCAACGGTCCGCGCCGCACCGGCGCCGAGCGCCAGGCGATCAACGCGCCGATGCAGGGCACCGCGGCCGACCTGATCAAGCTCGCGATGATCGCGGTGCAGGCGGCGCTCGATGCCCAGCAGCGCGCCACGTGCATGGTGATGCAGGTGCACGACGAGCTGGTGTTCGAAGTGCCCGAGGCCGAGCTCGACTGGGCCCGGACCGCCGTGCCGGAACTGATGGCCGGCGTGGCCGAGCTGAAGGTGCCGCTGCTGGCCGAGGTGGGCGTGGGCGCGAACTGGGACCTCGCCCACTGAGGGTAAGCTCGGAGCCTGAGCGCTGCTGTGGCGCCGGGAGACCTTGGGTGAACGAAATGAGGCATCGTATGGCCCGGGCCGCCCTGCTGGCCCTGTTGTTCGTCGTCACCGCCGGCGCGCCCCAGTGGCTGCGGGCGCAGGATCTGACCGGCGAGAAGCGCGTGCTGCTGCTCGGCGCGGGCGGCGAGCGTCTGGAGATCGGCCGTGTGCGCTTCGAGCCGGTGAGTGCCGACCGCTGGCGCTTCCGCTTCGTGCTCGCCGGCGAGGGGTTCACCGAGCGCTTCCTCGCGATGCGGCCGTTCCGTTGCGTGGCCGGTGCGAGCCAGCAGCTCTGCCACTTCCCCTACGGTAGCGAAGACACGGTATCGCGCGACGACCTGTTGCCGCTCGAATACACGCTGATGTTCATCGCGACCAAGCCGGGCGCCCTGCACATCAGCGGGCGCGATGGTCTGTTCTACAAGCTGGCTTTCACCGAGCGCGGTCTGCGCGGCGAACTCTATGACGTGGATCTGGACCCGATCATCACGCCGCGCGAAGGCGGCACGCTGCGGCCCATCGGCTATCGGCAGCTCGATCGGGCCGACCCGAAGTCGCACTGGCTGCCCGTGCTGTTGATCGAGTGAGGGGGTCGCCCCGCTGCTGCGTGCACCGATCGGGCGCTCAGCGCAAACCCAGCTTGAAGGCGATCATCGCGCGCAGCTTGTTCGGCGCCACCGGTTTGATCAGCAGGTGGAAGTCGTGGCGGTTCGACTCTTCCTCGTGGCCGGTCATGGTGCTGCCGGTCACCAGGATGGCCGGCAGCGGCTGGCCGAAGGCGGCACGCAGGCTCGTCAGCGCCTCGATGCCGGTGCGCCCTTCGGGCAGGCGGTAGTCGACGATCGCCAGGTCGGGGGTCGTCACGCCGGGGCTGCCGGCCCAGGCCTCGGCGGCCGAGACGGTGTCGAAGGATTCCACGCTGGCACCCCAGCCCTTGAGCAGCACGACCAGCCCCTCCCGAACCGCCGGCTCGTCCTCGACGATGACGATGTGGCGATGCTCCAGCGTCAGTCCCAGCGCGGGCTTGCCGGTGCCCGGCTCGGAGAGCTGGCTGCGCTGGACCTTGCCGGGCGGCACCGTCAGCGTGAACACCGAGCCCCGGCCGGGCACCGACGCCAGGTGCAGCGGTGCCCCCATCAGGCGGGCCAGGCGCTGCACGATCGACAGCCCCAGGCCCAGCCCCTTGGGCTGGTGCAACCCGAGGGGTGCGTTCGCCTGCACCTGATAGAACTCGTCGAACACCCGCTGCTGTTCGGTCGGGGCGATGCCCACGCCGGTGTCCCACACCTGCAGCAGCACCTCATCGCCGCGCCGGCGGGCGCTGACCAGCACGCCGCCGTCGACGGTGTAGCGGATGGCGTTGGACAGCAGATTGCGCACGATGCGATCGACCAGCACCGGGTCGCCGTAGACCACGTGGTGCGCGCCGCGGAAGCGCAGGCTCAGGCCTTTCTCGAAGGCGGTCGGCTCGTACTGCAGCTTCAGGCGCTGGAACAGTTCGCGCAGCGCGAAGTGGCGCGGCTGCGGCTCGACGCCGCCGGTGTCGATCTTGGTGATGTCGAGCAGCTCGCCGAACAGACCCTCCAGAGCGTCGACCGAGCTGTTGATGCTGTTGACGAGGTGGGTCACCTCCTCGTCGCCGCGGCTCTTGGAGCGCAGCGCCTCGGCGAACAGGCCCATCGCGTGCAGTGGCTGGCGCAGGTCGTGGCTCGCTGCTGCGAAGAACTGGGTCTTGGCGCGATTGGCGGTTTCCGCTGCGCGCTTGGCCTCGTCGGCGGCGGCCTTCTCGGTCTGCAACTGCACGGCCAGCATCTCGGTGCGTACCTTGAGCTCGATGGCGCGGTCGAAGGTGCGGCGGTAGGCCCGACCCAGGATCGTCGTCATGAGGAACACGAGGCTCAGCACGCCGGCCAGCAGCAGGTTGTCGGTGCTGCCCAGCGTTGCGATGCGCAAGATGGTCGGCACGAAGCACAGCGAGATGAAGGCAAAGAACGCGCGGTGCTGCGAAGCCATCAGCGTGATCGAGCCGACGCAGAAGCTGTAGATGATCAGCAGCAGGGTGGTCTGGTGGAAGGCCCGCCCGTGCTCGTAGAACATCCAGGCCGCCAGGCCCCAGCAGGCGCCCGAGGCCATGGCGCCGGCGTTCCACAGGCGCTGCCAGCGCGCGGCCTGTGACGACGCTGCGGCCCAGCCGGCATGCGCGTAGCGCCGCAGCGTGACGAGGCGCAGTACCCACACCAGCCCGAACAGCACGCACCAGGCGATCAGCTCGCGGGACGGCGCAACGGGCCAGTAGATCATCGTCAGCACCATCGCGCCGAGCAGATTGCCCGACAGCGACACGCCCGTCTGGCTGTAGAGCGTGCGCACCACGTCGGGCAGCAGGTCGGCGCGGCTGACCGTCTTCCGCTCGGGCGGCATGGGCAGGGGAGGCAGCGGGGGCAGGGCGTTCATGGGTCGTGTTTCAGGTGTGCGGCCGGGCCCTCCGCCGCAGGGCGCCGGATCAGCGGTTGCCGAGGCGCCAGGTGGAGGTGAGTCCGCCCGCCTGCTGGGTCATCTGGCTCACCGCCAGCACGGCCTGGGTGCGGGAGTTGACGCCGAGTGCCCGCAGTACCGCGGCGACATGGTCCTTGATGGTCTCCACCGACAGGTTCAGGTCGCGCGCGATCAGTTTGTTGGGCTTGCCCTGCAGCAGCAGCGCCAGCACGTCGGTCTGGCGCGGCGTCAGCCCCAGCGCGGCCAGCGTGGGGGTGGTCTGGTAGTCGCTCTTTGCGGCCTGCGAGCCGATGACCTTCATGTAGCCCGGCACGGTGTCGGGCTCGGCGACCGGCGCGGCACTGCCGCCGCCCCCGTCGACGCCCATCGTCATCGGCGGCACGTAGATGCCGCCGGACATCACCAGCCGCAGGGCCTCGAACAGCGTGTCGTTGCTGGCGCGCTTGGGCACGAAGCCCATGGCGCCCATGTCGATCGAGCGGATCACGTCGCTGGTGCGGTCGCTGGCCGACACCACGACCACCGGCAGGGCCGGGTAGGCGTTGCGCAGTTCGGCGAGCAGGTCGAAGCCGTTGGCGTCGCCGAGTTGCAGGTCGAGCAGCACCAGGTCGAAATCGGCATCGGACTTGAGGGTGGCGCGGGCTGCAGCGGCGCTGCCGGCACCGACCACGGTGACGTCGTCGCCGAGACCCTGGATCACGGCCTTCAGGGCCGACAGGATGAGCGGGTGGTCATCGACCAGCAGGACCTTCATCGCTTGCCTCCGTGCGTTGGATAGAGCCCGCAGGATGGTAGCGGAGGGGCGATGCCGGACACGCCCTCTTTCGGGTGAGACCGGCGACGCCTGCTGCGAGCCTTCGCGGGTCGGTGCTAGGTGAAGCAGCGGATCAGCGACTCGGCGATGCACACCGGCTTGGCTGCGCCGTCGCGTTCGATCACGGCCTCGATGCCGAGCTGGGCTCCGCCGTCGATCGCGTCCCAGCGCTTCAGCGTGAAGCGCGCGCGCAGGCGGCTGCCCACCGGCACCGGTGCGGTGAAGCGCACGCGGTCGAGCCCGTAGTTGACGGCCATGCGCACGTCGGCGATCGCGTAGGCGCTTTCGAAGAACACCGGCAGCAGGCTCAGCGTCAGGAAGCCGTGCGCGATCGGTGCACCGAACGGCCCCAGGGCGGCGCGCTGCGGATCGACGTGGATCCACTGCCGGTCTTCGGTGGCGTCGGCAAAGCGGTCGATGCGGGCCTGGTCGATGATCAGCCAGTCGCTGTCGCCCAGCGGTTCGCCGACAAGGGCCCGCAGATCGACAAGGTGTTCGTAGCGACGCATGCGCTCAGCGGCCCTCGGCCCAGCGCGTGAGCGGCGTCCATTGCTCCAGGTCCTTCTCGACGCGGCTCGGCGCCACGTCCCACAGGGTCAGCCCGCGGGCCGCGAGATGGATGTAGTTCTGTGTGTCGCGCAGGTGGCCGAGCAGCGGCACGCCCAGCGTGCCGAGGAAGCTGTCGAGCTGGCCGGCCGAGATGCTGCCGTCCCGCACGCGGTTGGCGATCACCGCCACGTCGACCCGCTCGCTCTTGCGGCGCGCCAGCAACTGGGTGATGAAGTCGCGTGTCGCGTAGATGTCGAAGATGCTCGGCTGCAGCGGCACCAGCACGCGATCGGCGATCCGCATCACCTCGTCGAGCTTCTTGCCGTGCAGGCCGGCGGGCGTGTCCAGCACGACGTGGCTGGTGCCCTTTGGCGGCTTGACCAGGTGGTCAGGCTGGAGCTCCCAGCCGGTGATCTCCGGCAGCGCGGCGGACCGCAGGCCCAGCCAGGTGCGCGCCGACTGTTGGCGATCGACGTCGCCCAGCATCACCGCGTGACCCTGCCGGGCCAGGTAGCCGGCAAGGTTGGTGGACAGCGTGGACTTGCCCACGCCGCCTTTGGGATTGGCCACCACGATCACGGGCATTGCTTGCTCCTGTGCAAAGGTCGGGTCGCTGGGAGAGTGCGCGGGCTATGTTAGCGGCAGCCTCGCGCTCCCGCCTGCGTGCCCGGAACGATGGGACGGGAGACAGTGCCTCGGAGGGCTCTTGTCCGTGGCGGTGTAGGAGATCGGCTACGCCGGTGCGCGGGACTGTCTTCTAACGACCCGGCGGCGGCTCGGCGACGATGAGGTCACATCGCTCGAAAGCACGCCATGAGCCAAGCTGCACAGATCCTCGGCAAGGTCGAATACCGCGAAGGCGACGGTCCGATGATCGTCATCCGGCCCGGTCCGATCGAGGTCGAGACGACCGAGATGGACGCCATGCTGAGCTGGACCGACGAGGACACGCACGGCGCAGCCACGATGCCGATCGCGGACTTCCAACGCTATGTGGCGGCCGGCGCCATCCGACTGCAGGGCTGAGGGCGCGGGCGCTGCGCCTCAGATTTCCAGGTTGTCGATCAGCCGGGTCTTGCCCAGACGGGCGGCGGCCAGCACCACCAGCGGCTCGGCCGTCGGGTCGGCCGGGGCCTGCAGGTCGCTGCTGCGGCGCAGCGCCACATAGTCCGGAGCCCAGCCGCGCGACCGCAGGGTTCCCATCGCCTGCGCCTCGAGCGCCGCGGCGTCGATGCGGGCCCCACTCTTCACGGCAGCCAGCACCGCGGCCTGCACGGTGTGCAGCGTGGCCGCCAGTTGCGGCGCCTCGGCGCGCTCAGGCTCGCTCAGATAGGCGTTGCGTGAGCTGAGTGCCAGCCCGTCGTCGGCGCGTGCGGTGTCCACCGCAACGATCTCGATCGGCAGTGCGAACTGGCGCACCATGCCGCGCAGCACCATCAGCTGTTGGTAGTCCTTCTTGCCGAACACCGCCACGCGCGGCTGCACGCACTGGAACAGCTTCATCACCACGGTGCAGACGCCGGTGAAGAAGCCTGGCCGGAAGGCGCCCTCCAGCACATCGGCCAGTTCGCCAGGCGGCTGCACCTTGTAGGTCTGCGGTTCCGGGTAGAGCTCGGACTCGGTCGGCGCGAACACCAGGTTGCAGCCCACGCCCTTGAGCAGGTCGCAGTCGCGCTCCAGCGTGCGTGGGTAGCGGTCGAAGTCCTCGTGCGGGGCGAACTGCAGCCGGTTGACGAAGATGCTGGCCACCACCGGGCCGCCGTGGTCGCGCGCCTGCTTCACCAGCGCCAGGTGGCCCTCGTGCAGGCTGCCCATCGTCGGCACCAGCGCGGCCGGCCGCGTGGCGGCCAGGGCCTGGCGCAACTCGTTGATGGTGTGGACGACGCGCATGCTGTCGGTATCAGTAGGCGTGCAGGGTCTCGTCGGGGAAGCTGCCGTCCTTGACCGCGGCGACGTAGCGACGCACCGCGTCCTCGATCGACGTGGCGCTGTCCATGAAGTTGCGCACGAAGCGTGGCAGCCTGCCGCGCGTCACGCCCAGCATGTCGTGCAGCACCAGCACCTGGCCGGCGGTGCCGGCCCCGGCACCGATGCCGATGGTCATCAGCCCCGGGTTGTCGGCCTGCACCTCGCGGGCCACCCTGGAGGGCATCAGCTCCAGCACCATCATCGCCGCGCCGGCGTCGGCCAGCGCCTTGGCGTGGCGGCGCAGCGTGGCGGCGCCGGCCTCGTCCTTGCCCTGGATGCGGTAGCCGCCGAGCGCATGCACGCTCTGCGGCGTGAGGCCGAGGTGGGCGCACACCGGCACGCCGCGCTCGACCAGGAAGTTCACGGTCTCCGGCGTCCAGCCGCCGCCCTCGAGCTTGACCATCTGCGCACCGGCCGCCATCAATGTGCCGGCATTGCGCAGCGCCTGCACCGGGTTTTCCTGGTAGCTGCCGAAGGGCATGTCGGCGATCAGGAAGGCCGCCTTCGTGCCGCGCGAGGTGCTGCGCGTGTGGTACCCGATCTGCTCCATCGTGACCGACAGCGTGCTCGACTGGCCCTTCAGCACCATCCCCAGCGAATCGCCGACCAGGATGCAGTCGACGCCGGCCGTGTCCACCAGCGCGGCGAAGCTGGCGTCGTAGGCCGTGATCATGGCGATCTTCTCGCCGCGCGCGTGCATCTCGCGCAGCGTGTGCAGCGTGACGGGCTTGCGGGCACTCGGGGTGTCGGCGGGCGAGGAGTGGCTGCTCATGGTCGGGCTGCTGTCTTTCGACGCTGGGGCGGCGGATTCTGCCAGCATGCCGCCGGCCCGGCGCCCGGGGAACTCAGGACGGCTGGTAGGCGAGCCGGACGTACAAGGGCGCGAAGGCTTCGGCCTGCGTCAGCTCGATCAGGTGTTCGCGCGCCAGCTCCAGCATCGCGATGAAGGTCACCACCATCACCTGCGGGCCGCGCTGGGTCTCGAACAGGTCCTCGAATTCGACGAAACGGCGGCCCTGCAGCCGCCGCAGCACGAGGCTCATGTGCTCGCGCACCGACAGCTCCTCGCGCGTGATCTTGTGGTGCTGCACGAGCCGGGCGCGCTTGAGGATG is drawn from Methylibium petroleiphilum PM1 and contains these coding sequences:
- a CDS encoding response regulator, which gives rise to MKVLLVDDHPLILSALKAVIQGLGDDVTVVGAGSAAAARATLKSDADFDLVLLDLQLGDANGFDLLAELRNAYPALPVVVVSASDRTSDVIRSIDMGAMGFVPKRASNDTLFEALRLVMSGGIYVPPMTMGVDGGGGSAAPVAEPDTVPGYMKVIGSQAAKSDYQTTPTLAALGLTPRQTDVLALLLQGKPNKLIARDLNLSVETIKDHVAAVLRALGVNSRTQAVLAVSQMTQQAGGLTSTWRLGNR
- a CDS encoding ParA family protein codes for the protein MPVIVVANPKGGVGKSTLSTNLAGYLARQGHAVMLGDVDRQQSARTWLGLRSAALPEITGWELQPDHLVKPPKGTSHVVLDTPAGLHGKKLDEVMRIADRVLVPLQPSIFDIYATRDFITQLLARRKSERVDVAVIANRVRDGSISAGQLDSFLGTLGVPLLGHLRDTQNYIHLAARGLTLWDVAPSRVEKDLEQWTPLTRWAEGR
- a CDS encoding ATP-binding response regulator, producing MNALPPLPPLPMPPERKTVSRADLLPDVVRTLYSQTGVSLSGNLLGAMVLTMIYWPVAPSRELIAWCVLFGLVWVLRLVTLRRYAHAGWAAASSQAARWQRLWNAGAMASGACWGLAAWMFYEHGRAFHQTTLLLIIYSFCVGSITLMASQHRAFFAFISLCFVPTILRIATLGSTDNLLLAGVLSLVFLMTTILGRAYRRTFDRAIELKVRTEMLAVQLQTEKAAADEAKRAAETANRAKTQFFAAASHDLRQPLHAMGLFAEALRSKSRGDEEVTHLVNSINSSVDALEGLFGELLDITKIDTGGVEPQPRHFALRELFQRLKLQYEPTAFEKGLSLRFRGAHHVVYGDPVLVDRIVRNLLSNAIRYTVDGGVLVSARRRGDEVLLQVWDTGVGIAPTEQQRVFDEFYQVQANAPLGLHQPKGLGLGLSIVQRLARLMGAPLHLASVPGRGSVFTLTVPPGKVQRSQLSEPGTGKPALGLTLEHRHIVIVEDEPAVREGLVVLLKGWGASVESFDTVSAAEAWAGSPGVTTPDLAIVDYRLPEGRTGIEALTSLRAAFGQPLPAILVTGSTMTGHEEESNRHDFHLLIKPVAPNKLRAMIAFKLGLR
- a CDS encoding MaoC family dehydratase gives rise to the protein MRRYEHLVDLRALVGEPLGDSDWLIIDQARIDRFADATEDRQWIHVDPQRAALGPFGAPIAHGFLTLSLLPVFFESAYAIADVRMAVNYGLDRVRFTAPVPVGSRLRARFTLKRWDAIDGGAQLGIEAVIERDGAAKPVCIAESLIRCFT
- the panC gene encoding pantoate--beta-alanine ligase, with the protein product MRVVHTINELRQALAATRPAALVPTMGSLHEGHLALVKQARDHGGPVVASIFVNRLQFAPHEDFDRYPRTLERDCDLLKGVGCNLVFAPTESELYPEPQTYKVQPPGELADVLEGAFRPGFFTGVCTVVMKLFQCVQPRVAVFGKKDYQQLMVLRGMVRQFALPIEIVAVDTARADDGLALSSRNAYLSEPERAEAPQLAATLHTVQAAVLAAVKSGARIDAAALEAQAMGTLRSRGWAPDYVALRRSSDLQAPADPTAEPLVVLAAARLGKTRLIDNLEI
- the panB gene encoding 3-methyl-2-oxobutanoate hydroxymethyltransferase, with translation MSSHSSPADTPSARKPVTLHTLREMHARGEKIAMITAYDASFAALVDTAGVDCILVGDSLGMVLKGQSSTLSVTMEQIGYHTRSTSRGTKAAFLIADMPFGSYQENPVQALRNAGTLMAAGAQMVKLEGGGWTPETVNFLVERGVPVCAHLGLTPQSVHALGGYRIQGKDEAGAATLRRHAKALADAGAAMMVLELMPSRVAREVQADNPGLMTIGIGAGAGTAGQVLVLHDMLGVTRGRLPRFVRNFMDSATSIEDAVRRYVAAVKDGSFPDETLHAY
- the polA gene encoding DNA polymerase I → MSAHDDSCLLLVDGSSYLYRAYHALPDLRNPAGEPTGAVRGMVAMLKKLREEFPSAHAACVFDAKGKTFRDDWYPEYKANRASMPEDLARQIAPIHAVVTLLGWPVLEIPGIEADDVIGTLARAAAARGQRVIVSTGDKDLAQLVDAHVTLINTMSGERLDVAGVTEKFGVPPERIVDYLTLVGDAVDNVPGVEKVGPKTAAKWIAEHGSLDGVMAAADAIKGVAGENLRKALDWLPLGRRLVTVKTDCDLSEALPGWNGTAAWDTLTWRETDRAALLAFYTHNDFRAWRNELESARAAAAPAPQVAAAEAGEGQSALFADPAGTGPADGGVAPAVDKRYETVLAREAFEAWRARIEAADLVALDTETDSLDGMRARIVGLSFSVQPYEACYIPLAHTYPGAPDQLPLDEVLAALKSWLEDGSRAKLGQNVKYDTHVFANHGIAVRGYVHDTLLQSYVLEAHKPHSLESLASRHLDRKGLSYEDVAGKGAQQIPFAQVELTRATEYSGEDSDMTLDVHRVLWPQLEAAPRLREVYERIEMPTSVILGRIERHGVLIDSALLARQSADLAQRMVALEQEAHALAGQPFNLGSPKQIGEILFNKLGIPAKKKTASGAPSTDEEVLAELAADYPLPAKLLEHRSLAKLKGTYTDKLPLMVNAATGRVHTNYAQAVAVTGRLASNDPNLQNIPIRTPEGRRVREAFIAPPGHVILSADYSQIELRIMAHISEDPGLLKAFAEGLDVHRATASEVFNVPVAEVSSEQRRYAKVINFGLIYGMGAFGLASNLGIEQKAAKDYIDRYFARFAGVKRYMDETRARAKELGYVETLFGRRIYLPEINGGNGPRRTGAERQAINAPMQGTAADLIKLAMIAVQAALDAQQRATCMVMQVHDELVFEVPEAELDWARTAVPELMAGVAELKVPLLAEVGVGANWDLAH